One window of Saprospiraceae bacterium genomic DNA carries:
- a CDS encoding caspase family protein: MKRYQILCLLFIAIGSSNALSQSIPLDTHPAYALLVGIGAYPLESKWEALHGDADVQLVRSTLIKLGFPNSNITSLINEEATKSKILQAFDLLKKQISPKSIVHVHFSGHGQQLKDKNDDEIDGYDEAFVPFDSPKYYKSKVNEGQNLLTDDQLDSLITEIRILIGSEGQLFVSTDACHSGTSTRGKITGRGTDVIMANAEYITTQMNSKSDSNGLLIKSIGANASMAPLISMSSSSPNEKSYETPLSLSQPYGLFSYFLCKNLLINKPCISYSELHQNITSNVRAYTGLQHPQIEGPVEYCVFNNQIKQLSKFIGVRDIISNNMVLIDQGILHHIYAGSEILFYSASIRDTTGQKYIAKGIVDESAALDADVLLDGNIPAEELRNAKAIVSKIEYGNDKTRLQLLLKDSLLSNRIRDAVLSLAAFQEVDTDPDLYFENPEGFANSANLSIYNRDAELIYQQQLDASNELDEIDDIKRLLIKYQKSQQFKKLELENDQLRADLTMSRQDHATLLKDQVFNLNLNDTISFTIKNTGLQNFYFSLMEIKPDFSIQRIYPEQSKASSDYYLVSGNSYQSPTFKITPPKGSYFLKLLLSANPIDFNGMDATRSLKTSNQAELGNWIKQISQEAGTIEASFGIPTKDELSISTYCIKIN, translated from the coding sequence ATGAAGCGCTACCAAATTCTCTGCTTGCTATTTATTGCAATAGGAAGCTCTAATGCACTATCTCAAAGTATACCCTTAGATACTCATCCTGCTTATGCACTTTTAGTTGGAATTGGTGCTTATCCACTTGAAAGCAAGTGGGAAGCATTGCATGGTGATGCGGATGTTCAACTTGTCAGATCCACTCTAATTAAACTTGGTTTTCCCAATTCTAACATCACCAGTTTAATCAACGAAGAAGCGACAAAATCTAAAATCTTACAAGCATTTGATTTGTTAAAAAAACAAATAAGTCCTAAATCCATTGTGCATGTACATTTTAGTGGACACGGGCAACAACTAAAAGATAAAAACGATGATGAAATAGATGGATATGATGAAGCGTTTGTCCCCTTTGATTCCCCAAAATATTACAAATCAAAAGTGAATGAAGGACAAAATTTATTGACAGATGATCAACTGGATTCCCTGATAACTGAAATACGAATTCTAATCGGCAGTGAAGGGCAATTATTTGTAAGCACCGATGCGTGTCATTCCGGAACCAGTACTCGTGGCAAAATAACAGGCCGGGGAACAGATGTTATCATGGCAAACGCCGAATATATCACTACCCAAATGAATTCAAAATCAGACAGCAATGGGCTGTTGATTAAATCAATAGGAGCGAACGCCAGCATGGCCCCCCTTATTTCGATGTCCAGTTCAAGTCCCAATGAAAAATCATATGAAACTCCCCTTTCATTATCCCAGCCGTATGGATTATTTAGCTATTTCCTATGTAAAAATCTATTAATAAATAAACCCTGTATAAGCTATTCTGAACTCCATCAAAATATTACAAGCAATGTAAGAGCATATACCGGGCTCCAACATCCACAAATAGAAGGCCCGGTTGAATATTGTGTTTTTAATAATCAAATAAAACAATTGTCAAAATTTATTGGCGTCCGGGATATCATCAGTAACAACATGGTGCTAATTGATCAGGGTATATTACACCATATTTATGCTGGTAGTGAAATTCTATTCTATTCAGCATCGATTCGTGATACAACAGGACAAAAATATATTGCCAAAGGAATTGTTGATGAAAGTGCTGCATTGGATGCGGATGTTTTACTAGATGGAAATATACCCGCAGAAGAACTTCGAAATGCAAAAGCAATTGTTTCTAAAATCGAATACGGCAATGATAAAACACGGTTGCAATTGTTGCTAAAAGATTCTTTGCTTAGCAATCGAATTCGGGATGCAGTACTCAGTTTAGCAGCCTTTCAAGAAGTTGATACAGATCCAGATTTATACTTTGAAAATCCTGAAGGCTTTGCAAACTCAGCGAATCTGAGTATTTATAATCGAGATGCCGAACTTATTTACCAGCAACAATTAGATGCCAGCAATGAACTAGACGAAATTGATGATATCAAACGACTATTAATTAAATATCAGAAATCACAACAATTTAAGAAACTTGAATTAGAAAATGATCAACTGAGGGCTGATTTAACGATGTCACGTCAGGACCATGCTACCCTATTGAAAGACCAGGTATTTAATTTAAATTTAAACGATACCATTTCATTTACAATAAAAAATACAGGGCTTCAGAATTTTTATTTTTCACTTATGGAAATCAAGCCAGATTTCAGTATCCAACGGATCTACCCGGAACAATCTAAAGCCAGTAGCGATTACTATCTAGTCTCTGGTAATTCCTATCAATCCCCCACATTCAAAATTACACCGCCGAAAGGTTCTTATTTTTTAAAACTCCTGCTCAGTGCAAATCCGATTGACTTTAATGGAATGGATGCTACCCGATCTCTAAAAACAAGTAATCAAGCAGAACTTGGGAATTGGATTAAACAAATCAGCCAGGAAGCAGGAACTATAGAAGCCTCATTTGGAATTCCAACAAAAGATGAACTTAGCATCAGCACGTATTGTATAAAAATAAACTAA
- a CDS encoding tungsten formylmethanofuran dehydrogenase — protein sequence MAKTSKFKIDKEILEKAFRLMCTAKCLTEHYEANFKFVSKYVHATSRGHEAVQIALGLQLTPDDFLSAYYRDDSLLLAIGMQPWEIMLQLMAKRDDPFSGGRSYYSHPSLKRDGMPKIPHQSSATGMQAIPSTGLAMGLQYRTIAKLNPTKGISICSLGDASITEGEVAEAFHMASLKQLPILYLIQDNEWDISAHASEIRKGNAMDFAKGFPGLEAVSVDGTNFELCYETFTTVLNKIRKEQRPFLVHATVPLLNHHTSGVRKEWYRDDLEKQQLDDPFPKFKNYLHQNGFSDTYLGQLEFECKQLVESDFERARSAPDPEPADLYLHDFAPAVVLEETGNRQPETGEEKVMVDCALFAIDELMQKHPECLLYGQDVGKRLGGVFREAATLAQKFGDHRVFNTPIQEAFIVGSTVGMSAVGLKPIVEVQFADYIWPGLNQLFTEVARSCYLTNGKYPVSMILRVPIGAYGSGGPYHSSSVESVVCNIKGVKVVYPSNGADLKGLIKAAYEDPNPVIIFEHKGLYWSKVPGTDAAKVIMPDSDYKIPLGKGRIALQADEDTLQTTLVIISYGMGVHWALNAAKNFKDRIEIIDLRTLVPLDEELIFNSVKKHNRCLVLTEETLENSFAQALAGKISERCFKDLDAPVKSIGSKNLPAIPLNSILEKEMLPGMDEIHATIQYLLDF from the coding sequence ATGGCGAAAACAAGTAAATTCAAAATAGATAAAGAAATTCTGGAAAAAGCCTTTCGTTTAATGTGCACTGCAAAATGCTTGACGGAACATTATGAGGCAAATTTTAAATTTGTTTCTAAATATGTACATGCAACTTCCAGAGGACACGAAGCTGTTCAAATTGCTTTAGGCCTGCAATTAACTCCGGATGATTTTCTATCTGCATATTATCGGGATGATAGTTTATTGTTAGCGATTGGAATGCAACCCTGGGAAATTATGTTGCAGCTTATGGCAAAGCGGGATGATCCATTTTCAGGAGGCAGATCTTATTATTCACATCCCAGTTTAAAAAGGGATGGTATGCCAAAAATTCCGCATCAATCTTCTGCTACCGGGATGCAAGCCATTCCATCAACAGGGCTCGCAATGGGTTTGCAATATCGTACCATTGCAAAATTAAATCCTACAAAAGGGATTTCGATTTGTTCGCTGGGGGATGCATCAATCACAGAAGGAGAAGTTGCAGAAGCGTTTCACATGGCTTCATTAAAACAATTGCCCATTTTGTATTTAATCCAGGATAATGAATGGGATATCAGTGCGCATGCATCTGAAATCCGTAAAGGAAATGCAATGGATTTTGCGAAAGGATTTCCTGGTTTGGAAGCAGTAAGTGTTGATGGGACTAATTTCGAATTGTGTTATGAAACATTTACTACAGTCTTAAATAAAATACGGAAAGAACAACGTCCTTTTTTGGTACATGCAACCGTTCCTTTATTAAATCATCATACCAGTGGAGTGCGCAAAGAATGGTATCGGGATGATCTTGAAAAACAACAGTTGGATGATCCATTTCCAAAATTTAAAAATTACCTGCACCAAAATGGTTTCAGTGATACCTATCTTGGTCAATTAGAATTTGAATGTAAACAGCTCGTTGAATCTGATTTTGAACGTGCACGATCTGCACCCGATCCGGAACCTGCCGATTTATACCTTCATGATTTTGCACCTGCAGTCGTCCTTGAAGAAACAGGCAACCGACAACCCGAAACCGGTGAAGAAAAAGTCATGGTGGATTGTGCGTTGTTTGCAATTGATGAATTGATGCAGAAACATCCGGAGTGTTTACTCTACGGACAAGATGTTGGAAAACGTTTGGGAGGTGTGTTTAGAGAAGCTGCAACCTTAGCACAAAAATTTGGAGATCATCGCGTTTTCAATACACCAATTCAAGAAGCATTTATTGTTGGCAGTACCGTGGGCATGTCTGCCGTCGGATTAAAACCGATCGTTGAGGTTCAGTTTGCTGATTATATTTGGCCGGGTCTCAATCAGTTATTTACCGAAGTTGCCAGATCGTGTTATTTAACAAATGGAAAATATCCGGTGAGTATGATATTGCGCGTTCCAATTGGCGCTTATGGCAGTGGTGGACCTTACCATTCATCAAGTGTTGAATCAGTTGTTTGTAATATAAAAGGAGTTAAAGTGGTGTATCCTTCCAATGGAGCTGATTTAAAGGGTTTGATAAAAGCAGCTTATGAAGATCCAAATCCAGTGATTATTTTTGAGCATAAGGGTTTGTATTGGTCTAAAGTGCCGGGCACCGATGCAGCCAAAGTAATTATGCCTGATTCAGATTATAAAATTCCATTGGGCAAAGGCAGGATTGCGCTGCAAGCAGATGAAGATACTCTTCAAACGACCCTTGTTATTATAAGCTATGGCATGGGTGTACATTGGGCATTAAACGCAGCAAAAAATTTTAAAGACCGAATTGAGATCATTGATCTCCGAACACTTGTTCCCTTGGATGAGGAATTAATATTTAATTCTGTAAAAAAACACAACCGTTGTTTAGTGCTTACAGAAGAAACACTTGAAAATAGTTTCGCCCAGGCACTTGCAGGAAAAATCAGTGAACGATGTTTTAAAGATTTGGATGCACCGGTAAAATCCATTGGTTCCAAAAATTTGCCGGCCATTCCGTTAAATAGCATTCTTGAAAAAGAAATGTTGCCAGGCATGGATGAAATTCATGCAACCATTCAATATCTTTTGGATTTTTAA
- a CDS encoding FAD-binding protein, with the protein MQLVDYRLLPETSDSEDAHRKAIAEQLPQTEGSGFHYKIVKRNIDARARNVYFVFRAEVYHDSIPNTIPVEFNYKNVSDAKPVHIIGAGPCGYFAALKLIELGLKPILIERGKDVRDRRRDLKGIQQDGIVNPDSNYCFGEGGAGTYSDGKLYTRSDKRGSIQSVLNTLVAHGADPEIVIDVHPHIGSNRLPEIVANIRNTILKYGGEIYFNTRLEDFEIENSLLKKIVTNKDSYSCTDVILSTGHSARDIFMLLQNKNCTIDCKPFALGVRIEHPQQVIDQIQYKQNPRHAKLPAASYSMSCQIQGNGVFSFCMCPGGLIVPAATATGELVMNGMSLSRRDSPFANSGFVCSVDAVDFKKFEQKKALQGMYFQKEVEQKMFDLGDGSQKAPAQRIRDFIEKRRSSDLPDCSYIPGIHSASLDKELPHTISERLRNAFLYFGERMSQFLHPDAILVAPESRTSSPIKIPRDPQTLMHPEISGLFPAGEGAGYAGGILSAAMDGQRVAQAVYNKIYQV; encoded by the coding sequence ATGCAGCTGGTTGATTATCGTTTGCTTCCAGAAACCAGTGACAGCGAGGATGCACATCGCAAAGCCATTGCTGAACAATTACCACAAACCGAGGGGTCTGGTTTTCATTACAAAATAGTCAAACGAAATATAGATGCCCGTGCGAGAAATGTATATTTCGTTTTTCGCGCTGAAGTGTATCATGATTCGATTCCTAATACAATTCCAGTTGAATTTAATTACAAAAATGTATCAGATGCAAAACCTGTACATATCATTGGTGCTGGACCCTGTGGATATTTCGCAGCATTAAAATTGATTGAGTTGGGATTAAAACCAATTCTTATCGAACGAGGTAAGGATGTGCGCGACCGGCGTAGAGATTTAAAAGGGATTCAACAGGATGGAATTGTTAATCCGGATTCAAATTATTGTTTTGGAGAAGGTGGAGCTGGTACGTATTCAGATGGAAAATTGTATACGCGTTCAGATAAAAGAGGAAGCATTCAATCCGTTTTAAATACATTAGTTGCACATGGCGCAGATCCGGAAATCGTAATCGATGTTCACCCGCACATTGGAAGCAACCGCCTTCCGGAAATTGTAGCAAATATTCGCAATACCATTTTGAAATATGGTGGTGAAATTTATTTCAATACAAGATTAGAGGATTTTGAAATCGAAAACAGCTTGCTTAAAAAAATTGTAACAAATAAGGATTCCTATTCATGTACAGATGTGATTCTTTCAACCGGTCATTCTGCACGCGATATTTTTATGTTATTGCAAAATAAAAATTGCACCATTGATTGCAAACCTTTTGCTTTGGGTGTTCGAATTGAACATCCGCAACAGGTAATTGATCAGATACAGTATAAACAAAATCCAAGACATGCCAAATTGCCAGCGGCGAGTTATAGTATGTCCTGTCAGATTCAAGGGAATGGAGTCTTTTCATTTTGTATGTGTCCGGGAGGACTGATCGTCCCGGCAGCCACCGCAACCGGTGAATTGGTTATGAATGGAATGTCATTGTCTCGACGAGATTCACCCTTTGCCAATAGTGGTTTTGTGTGTTCTGTAGATGCAGTCGATTTTAAAAAATTCGAGCAGAAAAAGGCGTTACAGGGTATGTATTTTCAAAAGGAAGTTGAACAAAAAATGTTTGACCTGGGAGATGGATCTCAAAAAGCTCCGGCTCAACGAATTCGGGATTTTATTGAAAAACGAAGGAGTTCTGATTTGCCGGATTGTTCGTATATACCAGGAATCCATTCTGCTTCATTGGATAAAGAATTACCTCATACAATTTCCGAACGATTGCGAAATGCATTTCTTTATTTTGGAGAACGGATGTCGCAGTTCTTGCATCCGGATGCAATCCTGGTAGCTCCTGAATCCAGAACGAGTTCTCCTATAAAAATCCCAAGAGATCCCCAAACACTCATGCATCCTGAAATCAGTGGCTTGTTTCCGGCTGGTGAAGGTGCAGGGTATGCCGGCGGAATTTTATCTGCAGCTATGGATGGTCAACGGGTAGCTCAAGCAGTTTATAATAAAATATACCAGGTTTAG
- the kdsA gene encoding 3-deoxy-8-phosphooctulonate synthase has protein sequence MSNSLINSIQQTRLNNFFLIAGPCVVESKDLCEEIAGTVQQICYDLSIPYIFKASYRKANRSRLDSFTGIGDENGLDILRHISKTYQVPVTTDIHTDEEAATASAFVDILQIPAFLCRQTSLLVAAAETGKVVNIKKGQFMSPEGMRYAVDKVRQANNQQIWLTERGTTFGYQDLVVDYRGIPAMRAFNVPVIMDCTHSLQQPNQSSGVTGGRPDLIETIAKAAIAVGADGLFIETHPKPEIAKSDGANMLRLEYLKPLLEKLCKIRKAID, from the coding sequence ATGAGTAATTCACTAATAAACAGCATTCAACAAACCAGGTTGAATAACTTTTTTCTGATTGCCGGACCTTGTGTGGTCGAATCAAAAGATTTGTGTGAAGAAATTGCCGGAACCGTTCAACAAATTTGTTATGACTTGAGCATACCATACATTTTTAAAGCGTCTTACCGAAAAGCCAATCGTTCACGCTTAGATTCATTTACAGGGATTGGGGATGAGAATGGTTTGGATATTTTAAGACACATTTCCAAAACCTATCAGGTTCCTGTTACAACGGATATTCATACCGATGAAGAAGCAGCGACCGCATCCGCATTCGTTGATATTTTACAAATTCCAGCTTTTTTATGCAGACAAACCTCCTTGTTGGTTGCAGCTGCAGAAACTGGAAAAGTAGTGAATATAAAAAAGGGACAATTTATGAGCCCTGAAGGAATGCGTTATGCAGTTGACAAAGTAAGGCAAGCAAACAATCAACAGATTTGGTTGACCGAACGAGGTACTACTTTTGGATATCAGGATTTAGTGGTTGATTATCGGGGCATTCCAGCAATGAGGGCATTTAATGTTCCCGTAATTATGGATTGTACCCATTCATTACAACAGCCGAATCAAAGTTCAGGGGTTACAGGGGGACGCCCGGATCTGATTGAAACTATCGCCAAAGCAGCCATAGCGGTTGGCGCAGATGGATTATTTATTGAAACACACCCAAAGCCAGAAATCGCAAAATCCGATGGAGCTAATATGTTGCGTTTAGAATATTTAAAACCGCTGCTGGAGAAACTTTGCAAAATTCGCAAAGCGATTGATTAG
- a CDS encoding AAA family ATPase, producing the protein MKKIFLAGDSIEDLLILTEKYINPKGNPEPLINWQKNNRVIFNKLPGGSHLIAYFLDPFKNEYQLIVDTNINMGMTSSGDRIQTISKVDQGKLTESNYHIKEFFGYSVVKSSEYKINEAQNLKDFDAMIIDDLSNDLRHTPDHLLKDLKTFNPKGHIIYKLNGPATGNKFFEHIATEYGQNLISIINADDLRDHGISIRKKLSWDSTLADFLEAQLTNSYFEHLNKSKAILIRFGLEAVLAIYNEKETSDRIDYKQNSIYRLYYLPQKCEAEIKDSAEGTMQGLTSAFVVAFTRNFLNPYSTLNLPDQNGIKEQLEASQTQADVISNSILSGMQAALNCLSLGYTLTKENNLDYPVHQIFNEKKGIENIHIIDISNYRSSKSLVSTILSDSKVLIENVAFNYVISGSSGFLNMVPVGVFSELKTFDREEIENFRAFRKMVMEYLSRPNEKKPLSYAVFGPPGSGKSFGIKKIIKSLGQQMTILEKNLSQFDSYEDLVKVFQESRDISLKGNIPIVFFDEFDSSLNGQELGWLKYFLAPMQDGEFKEGEVNHPVGKGIYIFAGGTRKSFEEFCAPLKSSEDESNYAAIQKTYKSAKAKDFISRLKGYINIKGIDCRDAEDHLYPLRRAMVLRSKLLEIPGIADRNKQISIGNEVLGALLKIPTFEHGSRSLEAIIAMSDLQNAKGFQKSNLPSDKLLNMHLDNTLFQQLMNEQYLPSEAIEIIAIEMHNSWLENEKAKGENKPTMKPWDQLDESSKDSNRQQAMDILRKLDKFNYNIISGNKKDGIREFDSNDLEEMAKVEHDRWMTEKISKGWTYGEPRVDELKIHNSLIPWNKLPEDVKELDRNAIRLIPKLLERVGFVVERDK; encoded by the coding sequence ATGAAAAAAATATTCCTAGCCGGCGATTCCATTGAAGACTTGTTAATTTTAACAGAAAAATATATAAATCCAAAGGGTAATCCTGAGCCTTTAATCAATTGGCAAAAAAACAATCGGGTCATTTTTAATAAACTACCTGGAGGAAGTCATTTAATCGCTTATTTTCTAGATCCTTTTAAAAATGAATACCAACTTATTGTTGATACCAACATAAATATGGGAATGACTTCTTCTGGAGACCGTATCCAAACCATCTCAAAAGTTGATCAGGGCAAATTAACTGAATCTAATTATCACATAAAAGAGTTTTTTGGATATTCTGTAGTGAAGTCTTCCGAATACAAAATAAACGAGGCACAAAATCTTAAAGATTTTGATGCTATGATAATAGATGACCTCAGCAATGATTTAAGGCACACGCCAGATCATTTGCTAAAGGATCTAAAAACATTCAATCCTAAAGGACATATCATTTATAAATTAAATGGACCGGCAACAGGTAATAAATTTTTCGAACATATCGCAACAGAATATGGTCAGAATCTCATTTCGATAATAAATGCCGATGACCTTAGGGATCATGGGATTTCAATCCGTAAAAAACTTTCCTGGGATTCAACCCTTGCTGATTTTCTGGAGGCTCAACTTACAAATTCCTATTTTGAACATTTGAATAAGAGCAAGGCAATCCTGATACGATTTGGACTGGAAGCTGTATTGGCTATTTACAATGAAAAGGAAACGTCTGACCGAATAGATTATAAACAAAATTCAATATACAGACTTTATTACCTTCCTCAAAAATGCGAAGCAGAAATAAAAGATTCAGCGGAAGGAACTATGCAAGGGCTAACCAGCGCTTTTGTGGTTGCATTTACAAGAAACTTTCTGAATCCTTATTCTACGCTGAATTTACCAGACCAAAATGGTATTAAAGAACAATTAGAAGCATCACAAACCCAGGCAGATGTGATTTCAAACTCCATTCTATCGGGTATGCAAGCCGCTCTAAATTGCTTGAGCCTGGGATATACATTAACTAAAGAAAATAATTTAGATTATCCGGTGCATCAAATTTTTAATGAAAAGAAAGGAATAGAAAATATTCATATTATTGATATTTCGAATTACCGATCTTCTAAATCATTGGTGAGTACCATACTTTCCGATAGCAAGGTATTGATTGAAAACGTTGCATTCAATTACGTTATATCAGGAAGTTCAGGTTTTCTAAATATGGTCCCTGTCGGGGTGTTTTCTGAATTAAAAACGTTTGACCGGGAAGAAATTGAAAATTTCAGGGCATTCCGGAAAATGGTCATGGAGTATTTAAGCAGGCCCAACGAGAAAAAGCCCTTATCCTATGCAGTATTCGGTCCGCCTGGATCAGGAAAGTCATTTGGAATTAAAAAGATCATTAAATCTCTGGGACAACAGATGACGATCCTGGAGAAAAATCTGTCACAATTTGATTCTTATGAAGACCTGGTTAAGGTATTTCAGGAATCGCGTGACATCAGTTTAAAAGGAAATATACCCATTGTGTTTTTTGACGAATTCGACAGCAGCTTGAATGGTCAGGAATTAGGCTGGTTAAAATATTTTCTAGCACCCATGCAAGACGGTGAATTTAAAGAAGGCGAAGTGAATCATCCTGTAGGAAAAGGAATTTACATTTTTGCCGGCGGCACCCGAAAAAGTTTTGAAGAATTTTGTGCTCCTTTAAAAAGTTCTGAAGATGAATCCAATTATGCAGCGATTCAAAAAACTTACAAATCAGCCAAAGCAAAAGACTTTATAAGCAGGCTAAAGGGATACATAAATATTAAAGGGATTGATTGCAGAGATGCGGAAGATCACTTGTACCCTTTGCGAAGAGCCATGGTTTTAAGGAGTAAATTACTTGAAATCCCAGGAATTGCTGATCGAAATAAACAAATTTCAATTGGAAATGAAGTATTAGGAGCCTTATTGAAGATTCCAACATTTGAACACGGATCCAGATCGCTGGAAGCAATCATTGCCATGAGTGATTTACAAAATGCAAAAGGTTTTCAGAAATCAAACTTGCCCTCGGATAAACTATTAAACATGCATTTAGACAACACTCTTTTTCAGCAACTCATGAATGAACAATACCTGCCTTCAGAAGCAATCGAAATCATAGCAATAGAAATGCACAACAGCTGGTTGGAAAACGAAAAAGCCAAAGGTGAAAATAAACCTACCATGAAACCTTGGGATCAGCTGGACGAATCTTCCAAAGACTCCAATCGACAACAGGCCATGGACATTCTTCGCAAGCTCGATAAATTCAATTATAATATTATTTCAGGCAATAAAAAAGACGGCATACGTGAGTTTGATTCTAATGATTTGGAAGAAATGGCCAAAGTAGAGCACGATCGCTGGATGACTGAAAAGATTTCAAAAGGCTGGACCTACGGTGAGCCAAGAGTCGATGAATTAAAAATTCACAACAGCTTGATTCCATGGAATAAACTACCTGAAGATGTAAAAGAATTAGACCGTAATGCAATTCGATTGATACCGAAGCTGCTGGAGCGTGTGGGGTTTGTGGTGGAGAGGGATAAATAA